One part of the Musa acuminata AAA Group cultivar baxijiao chromosome BXJ1-5, Cavendish_Baxijiao_AAA, whole genome shotgun sequence genome encodes these proteins:
- the LOC135674226 gene encoding uncharacterized protein LOC135674226 gives MAVVMRRQARPEGPSAARRKLYGAAEAEIGSRVFPLPAPAPQPMPSVGARRSTRVFVAKPSSVAVAANACGDGDSRILRSGKRLAVWKRRDEWLDVFSGGTADLQWWKREDGERRENRDSIVWNEPEARAAGIVRELPESFVPKNSLDCPQTKKFGMVYGRKRQRQLPSDAGSPSSSVGDGDSEIEKRYGLVFMRRGRRKRLKVAHVPLVFERERVEISNERGVVKRQPRVAVSSVNGVKKIGIKERSLCITTGGPVVLSLIVESSCVGSSLLFPRLLIAILRWTRRVTVTLWEFAAFLLSGSLASVFSQHGVHILPLQRDRDNMVLTNALPSCGLCKIYGSRQSVPIIWLDISALPSYFRSLHVSFLLGSLYLPRVLARTLMVSHVDPYVAVNCGENDSHALVEADYLGTKRLRLHSMDVYEQNDLVDAYRSFTQNAISFSGLRPNKHRRRRSSSRFLSSQNPGLMSSCTDTASQNGSSVLSEDKASSFPELMVKPMFVDVPDACGEDSSCKDESDVSSPLSSQGKQKKSPKKSPVEQNKELKSALAEVKRNIDSVHCKANVLVTDADRCWREEGFEVMLDMLAPKDWCITVKSHGQVRYLHRPLDMRPCFVNRFTHAYMWAGEDRWKLEFLDRWDWLVFKELHAECRERNLQEASFRMIPVPIFEEVSGTEACAATFVHPDEYIRMEDDEVQRALFSKIARYDMDSGDEQWLDEYNSSIRHMDLGELAVTADNFEKIIYAMEKDAFSNVDDVFDKEKALDLYQNFGMREMLGAVYDYWIRKRNKRCAALVREFQGPPLRRAKFIHKPFVRKKRSFNRQRSQITRTKLVVTSQVEPHEEALQRVQEAKNAANKAVELAIHLRGRAQMLLSNAELLVYKSVMALRIAESIEACDTSDPAPMILD, from the exons ATGGCGGTGGTGATGAGGCGACAAGCGAGACCGGAGGGCCCTAGCGCTGCGCGGAGGAAGCTGTACGGGGCGGCCGAAGCGGAGATAGGGTCCCGGGTGTTCCCACTGCCGGCGCCGGCACCGCAGCCCATGCCGTCGGTGGGGGCTCGGCGGTCGACGAGGGTGTTCGTCGCCAAGCCTTCCTCCGTTGCTGTGGCTGCGAATGCCTGCGGCGACGGCGACTCCAGGATCCTGCGGTCCGGGAAGCGGCTCGCTGTGTGGAAGCGCAGGGATGAGTGGTTGGATGTCTTTAGCGGCGGTACCGCGGATCTGCAGTGGTGGAAGCGGGAGGATGGCGAAAGGCGGGAAAATAGGGACTCCATTGTGTGGAACGAGCCGGAGGCTCGTGCTGCTGGGATCGTGAGGGAACTGCCGGAATCCTTTGTTCCCAAGAACTCTCTGGATTGTCCGCAGACTAAGAAGTTTGGGATGGTTTATGGGCGTAAGCGGCAGAGGCAGCTTCCTAGTGACGCAGGGTCACCATCTTCGTCTGTTGGAGATGGGGATTCCGAGATCGAAAAAAGATACGGCTTGGTTTTCATGCGGAGAGGTCGCAGGAAGAGACTAAAGGTAGCGCATGTACCTCTGGTATTCGAACGAGAGCGGGTGGAGATCTCGAACGAAAGAGGTGTTGTGAAGAGACAGCCTAGAGTTGCAGTATCTTCAGTGAATGGCGTGAAGAAGATCGGTATTAAGGAACGTAGTCTGTGCATTACCACAGGTGGTCCTGTGGTCCTCTCACTGATCGTGGAATCTTCTTGCGTCGGTAGTTCACTCTTGTTTCCAAGACTCCTAATTGCTATACTTAGATGGACGAGGAGGGTCACGGTGACTCTTTGGGAGTTTGCTGCCTTCCTACTATCCGGGTCGTTGGCAAGTGTCTTCTCTCAGCATGGAGTCCATATATTGCCACTCCAACGAGACAGAGAT aATATGGTGTTGACAAATGCTTTGCCTTCTTGTGGGTTATGTAAGATTTATGGTTCTAGACAGTCGGTTCCTATAATATGGCTTGATATTTCGGCCCTTCCGTCCTACTTTAGGAGCTTGCATGTCAGCTTTCTTCTTGGTTCACTTTATTTACCTCGTGTTCTTGCGAGGACCTTAATGGTCTCACATGTTGATCCCTACGTAGCTGTTAATTGCGGAGAAAATGATTCTCATGCTCTTGTGGAGGCAGATTATTTGGGAACTAAACGTTTAAGGCTTCATTCTATGGATGTATACGAACAAAATGATCTAGTTGATGCTTATAGATCATTTACCCAAAATGCAATTTCGTTTAGTGGTTTAAGGCCAAATAAGCACCGCAGGAGAAGAAGTTCCTCAAGGTTTCTAAGTAGTCAGAACCCGGGTTTGATGAGCTCATGTACAGATACAGCAAGTCAGAATGGTTCTAGTGTTTTATCAGAagataaagcaagtagtttcccaGAACTCATGGTAAAGCCAATGTTTGTTGATGTGCCTGATGCCTGTGGTGAGGACTCCAGTTGCAAAGATGAGAGTGATGTCTCAAGTCCACTTAGTTCTCAGGGAAAGCAGAAGAAGTCTCCCAAGAAGAGCCCCGTGGAGCAGAATAAGGAACTAAAGTCTGCTTTGGCAGAGGTGAAGCGAAATATAGACTCTGTACATTGCAAGGCAAATGTTCTGGTTACCGATGCAGACAGGTGTTGGAGAGAGGAAGGTTTTGAAGTCATGTTGGACATGTTGGCCCCGAAGGACTGGTGCATAACTGTGAAGTCACATGGTCAAGTGAGGTACCTGCACAGGCCTCTGGACATGAGGCCTTGTTTTGTCAATCGGTTCACTCATGCCTATATGTGGGCTGGAGAAGATAGATGGAAGCTTGAGTTTTTGGATAGGTGGGACTGGCTTGTTTTCAAGGAATTGCATGCAGAATGCCGAGAGCGTAACCTGCAGGAGGCTTCCTTTAGGAtgattccagtgcccatctttgaggAGGTCTCCGGTACCGAGGCATGCGCTGCTACTTTTGTACACCCTGATGAATACATCAGGATGGAGGATGATGAAGTTCAGCGAGCTCTATTTAGCAAAATTGCTAGGTATGATATGGACTCAGGGGATGAGCAGTGGCTTGATGAGTATAATTCTAGCATTCGACATATGGATCTTGGCGAATTGGCTGTTACAGCAGACAACTTTGAGAAAATAATTTATGCAATGGAGAAGGATGCTTTCAGCAATGTGGATGATGTATTTGATAAGGAGAAGGCATTAGATCTTTATCAGAATTTTGGAATGAGAGAGATGTTGGGTGCTGTTTATGACTACTGGATAAGAAAGAGGAACAAGAGATGTGCTGCTTTAGTTCGAGAGTTCCAG GGTCCACCTTTGCGAAGGGCAAAGTTCATACACAAACCATTTGTGCGCAAGAAGAGATCTTTCAATAGGCAACGTAGCCAGATAACTAGAACAAAGCTGGTGGTCACCTCTCAAG TTGAACCACACGAGGAGGCCTTGCAGAGGGTACAGGAAGCCAAGAATGCTGCTAACAAAGCTGTTGAGCTTGCCATCCATTTACGTGGTAGAGCTCAGATGCTCTTGTCAAATGCTGAGCTTTTAGTGTACAAATCTGTCATGGCTCTCAGAATCGCGGAGTCTATTGAGGCATGTGATACATCGGATCCTGCTCCAATGATTCTGGACTGA
- the LOC135675082 gene encoding non-specific lipid transfer protein GPI-anchored 7-like isoform X1, whose product MAKWMMMVMMVVVAISGGAEGQLPPPCVSSLIPCAAYVNSTRSPPATCCDPLRQAVDADLQCLCAVLNDQSVLKAFNVTTDQAFRLAKSCGVSELSGCSGAPSPSAMHTPPTVVAGGDGRDKGDAHRANWIGLSSFMSLSLLFWCSAVGL is encoded by the exons ATGGCGAAgtggatgatgatggtgatgatggtggtggtggcgatATCTGGGGGGGCGGAGGGGCAGTTGCCGCCGCCGTGCGTGTCGAGCCTGATCCCCTGCGCGGCCTACGTGAACTCGACGCGTTCCCCGCCGGCGACGTGCTGCGATCCGCTGAGGCAGGCGGTGGACGCCGACCTGCAGTGCCTCTGTGCGGTGCTCAACGACCAGAGCGTATTGAAGGCCTTCAACGTCACCACCGACCAGGCTTTCCGCCTCGCCAAGTCCTGCGGCGTCTCCGAACTCAGTGGTTGCTCGGGCG CTCCATCACCTTCTGCCATGCATACTCCTCCTACAG TAGTTGCAGGTGGTGATGGAAGAGATAAAGGTGACGCCCACAGAGCAAATTGGATTGGCTTGTCCAGCTTCATGAGCTTGTCCCTCCTGTTTTGGTGCTCCGCCGTGGGGCTGTGA
- the LOC135675083 gene encoding proteasome subunit beta type-1-like, translated as MALRGNWMYENNGGTCVAIAGADYCVIAADTRLSVGYSIYTRDYSKICKLADKCVMASSGFQGDLKALQKNLAAKHLIYQHQHNKQMSCPAMAQLLSNTLYYKRFFPYFTFNILGGLDSDGKGCVFTYDAVGSYERVGYSAQGTGAGLIIPVLDNQLKSPSPLLLPAKDAVTPLLEMEAVDLVKDVFASATERDIYTGDKVEILVINASGIRQELMELRKD; from the exons ATGGCTCTCAGGGGCAACTGGATGTACGAGAACAATGGAGG GACCTGCGTCGCGATCGCGGGAGCGGACTACTGTGTGATTGCCGCCGACACGAGGCTCTCCGTCGGCTACAGCATCTACACCCGCGACTACTCCAAGATCTGCAAGCT AGCAGACAAGTGTGTGATGGCGTCCTCGGGGTTCCAGGGGGATCTTAAAGCTCTGCAGAAGAACTTGGCGGCAAAGCATTTG ATCTATCAACATCAGCACAACAAGCAGATGAGCTGCCCAGCCATGGCTCAGCTCCTGTCAAACACCCTTTACTACAAGCGGTTTTTCCCATATTTCACCTTCAACATCCTAGGTGGACTTGATAGTGATG GAAAGGGCTGTGTCTTCACATATGATGCTGTTGGATCATATGAAAGGGTTGGGTACAGTGCCCAAGGTACAGGTGCAGGACTCATCATACCTGTTTTGGACAACCAGCTAAAATCTCCAAGTCCTCTGCTATTACCCGCCAAG GATGCTGTCACACCTTTGTTGGAGATGGAGGCGGTCGATTTAGTGAAAGATGTTTTTGCGTCAGCCACCGAAAGAGACATATATACT GGGGATAAAGTGGAAATTTTGGTGATAAATGCATCAGGTATTCGGCAGGAGTTAATGGAGCTGAGGAAGGATTAA
- the LOC135675082 gene encoding non-specific lipid transfer protein GPI-anchored 7-like isoform X3: MAKWMMMVMMVVVAISGGAEGQLPPPCVSSLIPCAAYVNSTRSPPATCCDPLRQAVDADLQCLCAVLNDQSVLKAFNVTTDQAFRLAKSCGVSELSGCSGAPSPSAMHTPPTGGDGRDKGDAHRANWIGLSSFMSLSLLFWCSAVGL, encoded by the exons ATGGCGAAgtggatgatgatggtgatgatggtggtggtggcgatATCTGGGGGGGCGGAGGGGCAGTTGCCGCCGCCGTGCGTGTCGAGCCTGATCCCCTGCGCGGCCTACGTGAACTCGACGCGTTCCCCGCCGGCGACGTGCTGCGATCCGCTGAGGCAGGCGGTGGACGCCGACCTGCAGTGCCTCTGTGCGGTGCTCAACGACCAGAGCGTATTGAAGGCCTTCAACGTCACCACCGACCAGGCTTTCCGCCTCGCCAAGTCCTGCGGCGTCTCCGAACTCAGTGGTTGCTCGGGCG CTCCATCACCTTCTGCCATGCATACTCCTCCTACAG GTGGTGATGGAAGAGATAAAGGTGACGCCCACAGAGCAAATTGGATTGGCTTGTCCAGCTTCATGAGCTTGTCCCTCCTGTTTTGGTGCTCCGCCGTGGGGCTGTGA
- the LOC135675082 gene encoding non-specific lipid transfer protein GPI-anchored 7-like isoform X2, with the protein MAKWMMMVMMVVVAISGGAEGQLPPPCVSSLIPCAAYVNSTRSPPATCCDPLRQAVDADLQCLCAVLNDQSVLKAFNVTTDQAFRLAKSCGVSELSGCSGAPSPSAMHTPPTVAGGDGRDKGDAHRANWIGLSSFMSLSLLFWCSAVGL; encoded by the exons ATGGCGAAgtggatgatgatggtgatgatggtggtggtggcgatATCTGGGGGGGCGGAGGGGCAGTTGCCGCCGCCGTGCGTGTCGAGCCTGATCCCCTGCGCGGCCTACGTGAACTCGACGCGTTCCCCGCCGGCGACGTGCTGCGATCCGCTGAGGCAGGCGGTGGACGCCGACCTGCAGTGCCTCTGTGCGGTGCTCAACGACCAGAGCGTATTGAAGGCCTTCAACGTCACCACCGACCAGGCTTTCCGCCTCGCCAAGTCCTGCGGCGTCTCCGAACTCAGTGGTTGCTCGGGCG CTCCATCACCTTCTGCCATGCATACTCCTCCTACAG TTGCAGGTGGTGATGGAAGAGATAAAGGTGACGCCCACAGAGCAAATTGGATTGGCTTGTCCAGCTTCATGAGCTTGTCCCTCCTGTTTTGGTGCTCCGCCGTGGGGCTGTGA